Genomic DNA from Desulfuromonas versatilis:
GATCGCCGACCAGGCCAAGGTGCACAAGATCTCCGAGGCCGAGGTGGTCGAAACCATCATGCTCAAGAACGCCGCCGTCAAGCGGCTGATCGAGCCGAGCGAGATCGGCGAACTGGTCGTCTACCTCTGCTCGGACAAGGCCGCCTGCTTTACCGGTTCGTGCATGACCATGGACTGCGGCTGGACCGCCACCTGATCTTCACGGCCCTCCTCCTCCCCGTGAAGGCTAGACTGCCCCGCTTCGGCGGGGCTTTTTTCGTGGCGGGACCCCACGTAGGGCGGGCCTTGCCCGCCGGGTTTTCCAGGTTCCGGGCAAAGATCTTTTGCCTTCGCCCCCGCAACTGTCGTAAATTAAAGGGCATCGCTTCACAAGGGGGCCCATGGACCGCGAACTGCTCGAAATCGTCTTCGACAACGTCGACAACGGCATCTACCTCACCGACGGCAACGGGGTGACCATCCGCGTCAACCGCACCTTCGAGGAGATGTCGGGAATCAGAAACGAGGAGCTGGCCGGCAAGAGCCTCCGGCAGCTGGTAGCCGAAGGGTACTTCACCGGCTCGGCCAGCCTGCTGGTGCTCGAGCGGCGGGCCCCGGCCACGGTGACCTATTCCACCCGCACCAACCGCAAGCTGCTGGTCAAGGGCAAGCCGATCTTCGGTGCCGACGGCGAGATCCGCTACGTGGTCAACACCATCTGGGACCTGACCGTGGTCGACTACAACCGCGAGGTCGACTCGGACACCGCCCGCGACCAACTGCTGGTCGAAGAGGACGTGATCGCCTGCAGCGCGCCGATGATGCAGGTCATCGACCTGGCCCTGCGGGTGGCCGGGACCGACTCGACCATCCTGCTCACCGGCGAGTCGGGGGTGGGCAAGAGCCTGGTGGCGCGGATGATCCACCGCACCAGCGAGCGCAAGGCGGGGCCGCTGATGCACATCAACTGCGCGGCGATCCCCGAGTCGCTCATCGAATCCGAGCTCTTCGGCTACGAGCCCGGCGCCTTCACCGGCGCCGACCGCAAAGGGAAGCGGGGGCTCTTCGAAATGGCCGAGGGCGGCACGGTGTTCCTCGACGAGATCAGCGAGTTGCCGCTGCATCTGCAGTCCAAGCTGCTCGGGGTGATCCAGGACAAGGCTTTTTTCCGGGTCGGCGGCCGCCAGCTGCGTTCGGTGGACGTGCGCCTGGTGGCGGCGACCAACAAGGATCTTGCCCGCATGGTGGCCGAGGGGCGCTTTCGCGAGGACCTCTACTACCGGCTCAACGTGGTTCCCCTCTACATTCCCCCCTTGCGAGAGCGCTGCGAGGACATCCCGCCGCTGGTCGGCTACTTTCTCGAACGCTTTAACCGAAAATACCGTAAGTACAAGCGGTTTTCCGCCAAGCTCATGGCCGCCCTGGAGCGGTTGCCCTGGCGCGGCAATATCCGCGAGTTGGAGAATTTCGTCGAACGGGCGGTGGTCACCTCCTCCGCGGACGAGGTCGCTCTCGAGGTGCTGCCGATGGGCGGCACCAAGGGCGGCCTGGCCGAGGGGATGGCGCTCAAGGGGGCGCTGGCCGAATTCGAGAAGCAGATCCTGCTCGAGGCCGAATCCCGCTACCGCACCACCCGCGGGGTGGCCGCGGCCCTCGGCATCAGCCAGGCGAGCGCGGCGCGCAAGCTCAAGCAGATTAAGGAGAATGGGGGGCTGCTTGATGGGTGAGCCAGCGGTTTTGTCCACCCTCACCCTCTCCCTGAGGGAGAGGAGGATCCCCTTTGGAATGAGCAAATCCCAGGAGTTCAGCCTATGAAACGCAGAATCGAACGCTCGGTGTGCCCCTACGATTGCCCGGATACCTGCGGCATGCTGGTGGAGGTTGAAGGCGACCGGGCGGTGGCGGTCAGCGGCGACCCCGAGCATCCCTATACCCGCGGGGTGCTCTGCCCCAAGATGAACCGCTACCAGGAGACGGTGCACAACCCCCGCCGGCTCACCACCCCTTTGCGCCGCACCGGGCCCAAGGGCTCCGGGGAGTTTGCCCCGATCAGCTGGGAGGACGCCATCGGCTACACGGCCTTTCGCTGGCGGCAGATCATCGAGGAGTACGGCGCCGAGGCGATTTTGCCCTACTCCTACGCCGGGACCATGGGGCTGATCCAGCGCAATGCGGGGCACCCGTTTTTCCACCGCCTGGGGGCCTCACAACTGCTGCGCAGCATCTGTTCGCCGGCCAAGGAGGAGGGGTGGAAGGCGGTGATGGGCAGCACGCCGGCAGTCCACCCCGACGCGGTGGAGCTAAGCGACCTGGTGATCCTCTGGGGGATCCACGCCGCGGCCACCAGCATTCACTTCCAGATCGGCGCCCAGCGGGCCAAGTCCGCCGGCGCGCGGGTCTGGGCCATCGACACCTGGGAAACCTCCTCCACCTCCATCGCCGACCGGGTGGTCCTGGTGCGGCCGGGCAGCGACGGCGCCCTGGCCCTGGGGCTGATGCACATCCTGGTGCGCGAGGAGCTCTGCGACGAGGCCTTTCTCGCCGAGCAGGTGCAGGGGTTCGCGGAGCTGAAAAAAGAGGTGCTGCCCGCCTACGACCCGCGTACCGTCAGCGAGCTGACCGGGGTGTCCGCGGCGACCCTTGAGGAGATGGCCAAGGAGTACGGCCTGGCCCGCGCGCCGCTGATCCGCCTGGGCAGCGGCCTTTCGCGCTACGGCAACGGGGCGATGACGGTGCGTACCATCGTTGCCCTGCCGGCGCTGGTCGGCGCCTACGGCAAGCTCGGCGCGGGCTGCCTGTGCGGCACCAGCACCGGCGGCGCCTTCGCCATAGGCGAGGTGCTGCGCGAGGACTTCATGGAACGGCCGACCCGCATCGTCAACATGAACCGCCTCGGCGAGGCCCTCAACGGACTGGCCGAGCCGCCGGTCATGGCGCTCTACGTCTACCATTCCAACCCCGCCGCCGTCGCTCCGGACCAGAACCAGGTGCTCAAGGGGCTGTGCCGCGAGGAACTGTTCACCGTCGTCCACGAGCGCTTTATGACCGACACGGCCCGCTACGCCGACATCGTGCTGCCGGCCACCAGCTCCCTGGAGCACGCCGATATCTACCGCGCCTACGGCAGTTACTGCATCCAGCGGGCCAAGGCGGTGATCCCGCCGGTGGGGCAGAGCAAGTCCAACTGGGAGGTCTTCGGCCTGCTGGCAGAGGCCATGGGTTTCGAGGAGCCCTTCTTCGGCCAGAGCGCCGACCAGCTCATCGATCACCTGCTGTCGCTCCCCACCCCCATGCGCACGGGGATCGATGAGGCCGGCCTGGCCGCCGGGCGCGGCGTGGAGCTCAAGGTGGCCGCCCATGCCGGCCGCTACGGCACTCCATCCGGTAAAATCGAAATCCTCAACCCGGCCCAGCCCCACCCGCTGCCGCGCTACCTGCCGGTGCACGGCGGCGCCCAGCCGCTGCGGCTGATGACCGCGCCCACCGTCTATGCGCTCAATGCCTCGTTCTACGAGCGCGACGAGCTGCGCGACCTGCAGGAGGGGATGTGCCTGCTGATGAATCGCGAGGACGCTGAAGCGCGGGGCCTGGCCGATCGCAGCCCGGTCGTGGCGTACAACGACTGCGGCGAGGTCGAGTTCGTGCTGCGCATCAGCGACCGCATTCCTGCCGGGGTGGTGGTGGCCGAGGGGGTCTGGTGGCTGGAGTTCACCCCCGGCGCCCGTTCGGTGAATGCACTCACCTCCCAGCGCCTGACCGACCAGGGGGAGGGGAGCACCTTTTATGACAACACCGTCGAGGTGCGCCCGGCCTGAGCAAGGGATACGAAAAACCCCGGGATCTCCCCAGGCTCGCCGACGGTTTTCGGGCCACCCTGGGCGGGCCCCGGCTTGACCTTCAGCCCCGCCGACAAGGATCGACGAGTTCAGCTAAAAAAAAGAAAAAGGCCGCCGGGGCGGCCTTTTCGCATCGAAGGATGCGTGGGGTCAAGCATGTTTTTGCTCCATGCGACAGGTATTGACCCCCAGCATGTGGCTGATCGGACAGTATCTGAAGACGGCTGTGGCAATCGGCACCAGGCCGATCAGGCCGAAGTAGCTCACCGGTGCTTCGAGGAAGAAGAGCATGGAAAGCAGTCCCAGTCCGATGATCGCCCGAACGGTCCGTTCGGTTTTTGAGCAGACATTGTGTAGCATATCCACCTCCCTGTGTTGATTCAGGGGCCGCTCTTGCCCCTGGCGGTCCAACACCTTCAATATAGCACTTTCCTTAAATAAATTGGAGGCTCAGCCAAGAACCAGCGGGTCGCAAACCAGTTCGGCCTGTTCGGCCGGGCGGCCGCACTTGGCGCAGACATAGGGGAGCTGGGCCTTGATGTTCTCGCACAGGGTCCCCCGCTCAGGTGCCGTGCCGCAATATTCCCGTTTTTCCCGCAAAGGGTGGGGCTGGCAAACCTGCTCGACGGCCTCGGAAACGACTCCGCATCTGCTGCATTCATATAACTCTGCCATAACGATGCTCCTCCTCGGACAAAGGCCCTCGAGAGTATCGACCACAATGCTTTTTCTTTTTATTTATTCTATCACGCCGGAATCGCCAGAAGCTTTTTTGCAGCGTTTTCGGAAGAAAAATGAACCCCCTCGGCGGAACGGCACCGAAATTCCGGTTTGCGCTCGGGAACAACTTCCGACGGCAGGTGACGAGGTGCTCCCCGATTGGGGACCATTACACCCCACCTGAACGGTTGGAACCATTTTTCAGGTTTTAATAAGTCTTGACACATCCATTGGCATCGACTCGCAGTCCGGGCGGGTTGTTGGGGCACTTGTCGCGGTAATCGGGAACTCCGTCCTGGTCGCTGTCCGGCGCACAGCCATCGGGCCCGACTTCCATACCTGCCTCGGTGCCGGGGCACTTGTCCAGATAATCGGGAACCTTGTCCTTGTCTCCGTCGGGGGGATTGATGGGGCAGCCGAAGCGGTCGACCTCGAACTGCAAGGGGGTGTCCGGGCAGCGGTCCCGGGCGTCAGGGACCCCGTCCCCATCGGCATCGGCGGGCGGTTTGGGCACTGGCTTGTGCTTGTAGCCGAAATCGTAATGCAGACTCAGCCCCAGTTCCCAGCCATTGTGTTCCTCCTGTCCTAGCCCCCTTACAGGCCGGGCATCCATGCGCAAGGCAAGGGGACGGTTCGGCTGGTAGAAGGCGACCAGGCCGGCGGCGGCCACAGGGTCGAAGTCCGATTCAACCGAGAAGCCGCCGAGGCCAACGGAGACAAATAGTCTCCAGGCCGATTTCTCGTAGAAAGGATACAGGGCATCGGCGCGGAGCATGAAAAGGTCGGGGTTTTGAGCCGAGAGCGCCGCCAGTTCCAGGCCGAGCTTGTCGCGGGGATCCTTCCCGTCGATCCAGTAACCGACCTTAGCCCCTCCGAAGACCGTTCCGCTGGGATAAATATCCGATAGAAACAAGGCACCGCTTCCCATGGTCACGCTCGGATGGTCCGCCCCTGCGCATACCGATGTGCTGAGCACGATGCCTGTCAGAATGCAGGCAGCTCTTCCCCTTAGATTCAAGCTTCGGCCCTCCTGTTCTCATTGCAGAAAATACGCTGGCTGCAGGCCTGCTCAATTGGCGGCAGGATTTTTCCGGTCGTACTCCATCTTGGGGTGGCAACCGGGTGCACAGCTTCCTCCCGTGGCGGTCGATTCAAAGCGGATCGGTATCTGCCAATCGCCGAACCGCACGCTTTTCTTGTCGATCAGCTGCGGGGTTTCCGCGCCATGGGGGGTATGGCAGGTACGGCAGGTGCGTCCCTTGCGCGGATCGGCGACGTGAAGGTAGTGCAGGTTTCGATTGCCGTTGCGAAACTGGGTGTAAATCGTTGTGTCGGCGAACCTTAGCAGGTACTTGTCGTGGCACTGGAGGCAGAAATCGTAGATCCCCTCGCTGTAGGCCGCGTAAAACCCCGCCGGGTAGCTGCCGGTCAGCAGTCGGTAATGCTCGGAGCCGTGCGGAAGGTGGCAATCGGTGCATCCCCCTTCGGCGAGCGGCCCGTGCAGATACGGTTTGCCGTTGATTTCCTCGGCGATGTTGCTGAGCGGGGTCGAGGTGGTGTGATCCACCCGGTCGTGGCAGGAGAGGCAGAGGTCCTTCTGGTCCCGGACGAGCAGCCCGGCAGCGTCCGAGGTGTGCCCGAGGTGGCAGCCTGTGCAGCCATTTCCCCGGTAAAGAGCCGCGTGTCGGTACCTGGAGTCCTTCATCGTTTTGCCGATGGCCGGGTGGCAGGTCAGGCAGACAGCGTCGTCCATGGGCAGAAAAGCCGGATGCTCTGAAGCCGCGGGTGATGAAGCCTGCTGCGCCGGGCGGTGACAGCTCACGCAGTTGCCCTCGGCGGCTGGAGCATGGCTGAGTTCGGGAGAGTTGAGGTCGGCATGACAGGCCGCACTGAGGCAGCTGCTCTCCCCGGCGTAGGCCGGAAGGGCGGCGATCAGGCAGACCAACAGGGTCAGCACGAGTTTCAGGCTTCGAATCTCACGGGCCATAGGAATCTCCTGGCAGCAAGGGGCGTTTCTGCTCATGGCAGCCCGCCGTGCACGGGATCGTGGCAGATGCGGCAATCGGGCCGCCGCACGAGCATCGGTTCCGGATGCGGGGCATGGTGACACAGACGGCAATCCGGGACGGACGGGTGGGGCCCTGAATGGCAGCCCAGGCATCCGACGGCCAGGTGCGGTCCCCCCGCGGCCTGCAGGCTTTGGCCTGCCTCCTGGTGACAGCCCAGGCAGGCCCCGGCGTCGGCGGTATCGTCGGGTTCCACAGCCAGGGGGCGATGGGGCGGGTGGCATTCCTGGCAGTTCTGCCTGGCGGGGTCGCCCCCGGCGTGGGGGGTATGGCACTCCAGGCAGGGGAAGGCTTCGCCGTGCTTCTCATGGCAGGCCAAGCAGGTAAACCGCGCATGAATCGAAGGGGCCGAGGCGAATTCCTCCCCGACCCCAGGATGACAATCCAGGCAGGCCGCCAGCGCGCTGCGGGCCAGGGTCAGCTCGCGGGGGCGGTGGGGATTGCGGTGGCAGGCAAGGCATGGGCCGCCGGGTTTGAAATGGGGTCGCCCCTGATGGCAGTCGCTGCAGGGGCTGATGACTTCCATGTCCTGCGGAGGATGTCCGTGGTGACAGTCGAGACAGGTCACCTCGGTCAGGTGTCCCTCGCCGGCTTCCTGCAGTTCCCGGCCCTGGTCTTCATGGCATTTGCCGCAGTCCTGGATCGATAGCCCCGGGGCGGCCGGCGCGGGCTGGCACGCCGCCCGCGTGGTGAGCCCGCCCGCCAGCGTGGCACAGAGAACACCGATCAGGATCCCGCATTTGCGTATCATTGAATCTCCGAAGTCGTCACCTGTTCGCTTTGCCGCTCGGGACGAGGGACCCGGGCGCCTGTTCAATAGGTTCGCGGATTATTGGTATGGCAAGCCACCGTGCAGGTTCTGCCAAAGGCATCGTAGGAGGGCGTCGCCCCTGCGTAACGGGTGTCGAAGTTGATCAGGTGTCCGGCGTTGGCCGCCGTCGCCCCTCGCGAGGCGGGAACACCGTGGGGGTCGTGGCAGACCGAGCATGGGATATCCTTCCCTTTGACGTGGGTCTTGTGCAGGTCCGCCGCGCTGGAACTCGGGATGGTCAGCGGATCCCACAGGTATTGCTGATCGTGGCATTTGAAGCACAGGGGGTAATCCGGGACCGCCGCCGGGTAGGCGTCCTGGTTGGCCAGCAGGAGAAAATGCGGTTCGTTCGAACCGTGCGGCGAGTGGCAGTCCACACAGTAGACCCTGATCGTGCCGACCTGGTACGAGGAGAGCAGGCTCGCGCCGTTTCCAATGCGATCCTCCGTCACCGGGTGGTATGAGGGGTTGCCGATGTAAAAACGCTGGCTCTGGTCGAAGCTCTCGAACTGGCGCACCGGCCGGCCTGCAAAACCGATGAACTGGTCCGCCGAAGGGCCGGCGTGGCATTTGAAGCAGATCTCGTATTCGGCGCTGGCCTCGCTTACCGGCTGGGTCCCGGTTTTATCCACCCCCCTGACACCCCGCAGGGCCCCGCTGACTTGGGGTGCGGTAGTGGCGGGCGGCAGCGAAGGTGTGCTCGAGCCGAGGGGGGACCCCTGCCAGCCGGCCTGGTGGGGATTGTGGCAGTCGACGCACTCCACGTGCTTTTCGGCGGCCGCCACCGGTACGTCCTCCATACCGGTAGTTGGGTTGGCCCGGTGCACCCCCAGGTAGTTCTCCACCGGATGGTGATAGGCCGTCGCCGAAAACTGGCTGGCCACGTCGGAAAAGGGAAAACCCTGATGACAGGCCGTGAGGCAGTTCGCCTCCTCTTCGGCGGCTTCCAGCAGGTAGGGGCTGCCAGCGGCGCTGTGGGGACGGTGGCAGTTCCGGCACCCCCTCTGAGCGACCTCGGCGCCGACCCCGGGGAACCGGCTGCCCCCCGTTCGGTGGACCGAATCGGCAAGCTCCCAGCCGTACTTTTTATGGCAGGTGGTGCACAGGGCGTCCTCCTGGCCGGAGGAGTCAAGCACCAGGAAGTTGCCGTACTGATTATTGTGGGGGTCGTGGCAGGCAGTGCACTCGAGATAATCCGCCTCGGCCTGCTTCATGGCCTCGGGCAGGGTGCTCGGGTCATTCAGCTCGGGGTTCATGCCGGGCAGAAAGGCGATGGAAATCGGGTGATCGTCCGACAGATCAGTCCCCAGGCTCGCGTTGCGTGCTGGATCGGAGTGCTGGGGGATGGCGGGCAGTGCCGGATCCAGATTCACCCCCCCGGCCAGCAGCCCCAGGGCGATGGTGCCGTCGTGGCAGCTGAGACAGACCCGCGATGCGCCCTGGGGCTGCTGGGTGCCCGCCTTGAGTGTGGGTGACGAGTAGGGGATATAGATGGTCAGCACGTCGGCATCCCGGCTCCAGAGCGGCGCAATCGCTTGGGCGTGATGGGGAGTGTGGCAGAAGATGCAGACGCGGGACTCCTCGGTTGAGTGAATATCATGCTCGCCCCCGCCGCCAGAAATGGCTAGGTTGTGCGGCGTGGCAAGCAGGCTGCGGCTCGGCGGGCTGCTCTGGGCGAAAGCAGCTGTGCTCCCGGCAAAGACTGCAAGGCCGGCCACGATGAGTGCTGAACGTCTCATCTCGATCCCTTTTTAGCGGTCACCCCGTGGGGGGCGTGCTGAGGCACGTACTGAAAGATCTGGATCCGCCGATTGTAGGTGTCGGTGACGTAAATGCGGTCGTTTTGGTCGATGCAGATGCCCGAAGGCATCCAGAATTCCCCGTCGCGGCGGCCATGGGTGCCGAAGGTCAGCAGCAACTGCCCCTCATCGTCGAAAACCTGCACCGAACCGAGCAGCGCATCGACCACGTAGATGTGTCCCTCGCTGTCGGCAGCCACCCCCTTGGGTTTTGCGAAATAACCCATCGAGTCTCCGCTTCTGCCGAATTGGGTCACCAACTGTCCTTCCGGGGTCAGAACCTGCACCCGCCAGTTCAGCGAATCGGTGACAAACACCTGCCCTCGGTTATCGACGAACAGGTCGGTGGGAAAGTTGAACTCCCCCCATGCACTGCCGCGGGTGCCGATGCGGAACCGCTCGATGCCGGCCAAATCGAAGGCGACGACCTGGTGGGCGGCGGTGTCCGATACGTAGACATGCTGGTTATGCCTATTAAAGGCGATGCCGGTGGGGCGCAACAGATGCCCCTTGGTAAACTTCGCAAGCACCCCAGTGCCCGGGGAATAGCGGAAGACCATGCCCCGGGACGAATCGGTGATGTAGTAATGCCCCAGCCCGTCCCCGGTGATGGCGATGGGGGTTTTCAAGGTGCCCTCTTCCGTGCCGGTCAGAACCTCGTAACGCCCCCGGGCCGTATCCAGGTCGAGAACCCGGCTTCCGCCGGTATCCGCCACCAGCACCCGTCCGTTCCCGTCGGAATGGATGCCGTACGGGCGAACCAGCCGGGCGGGCTCACCGCCGCTGAGCAGATCCACCACCTTGGTCCAAAGGGTGGGCTTGCGGGTGAACAGACGGTAATCGTCGATTTCACCCACCCGCACAATCCTGGCGGGCAGCGGCGGCGGCGGCCACTGCAGGGCCGGCGCAGCTTCCTCCCCCGGCCCGGAGGCGAAGGGGGCGCAGCCGCAGAGCAGCAGGCAACTCAGAAGGTTGAGCACAATCCAGCGAGACATGTCGGTCATTCCGCTCCTGGGAGGCGGCTTCAGAAATACCGCGTCAGCTTTGTAAAAACATAATCCTCCCGGCTCGACTCCGTGTCGGTGAGCCGCCAGGTGACCTTGGCCTCGAGAAAAAGGGCGAATTTGCCGTAAGATGTCTGGTAGTCCATGCCGAGGGACACGTTGTCCCGTTCGACGAAATCCCCACGCGAGTTGAAGTAATTGGAGGTCAGGCCGAAGCGCCCCCGGCCGTAGAATGCCCCCCGGTAGGCGGCGTTCACGTTGATGCTGTTCTGCTTTCGCCGCGGCAGGCCGCCCTCGCCTGCGTCGCTGGGCTCGAAAATGGTGTAGGTGTCGGAAAGCCCGAAGCTCAGCAGGCCCCTGGGCATGGGCCGGGTCGCCCGGAAGAACGCGTAATAGGTGAGGTGCCGGTCGAAGGACAGTTCGAAGTCCCTGTATTCGGCGCCGGCCGAGTAGGATTGCTGCAGCCACTCCATCCCCAGGGTGATCTGCCGGGAGTCGTTGAGGCGAAACGCGTCGATATCCCCCGAAACCAGGTCCTGCCGGGTCTCCTGCCAGCTGCCGTAGAGCCGCAGCTGGTTGTCCAGCAGTCCCAGGGACGAGCCCACCCGGGTCGACTTCTCCCGATACTTGGCGTCAGACCGCTCGCGAAACCGGTAGAAAATAAGCAGGTTCGTCCCCGGCGGGATCTCGGGCAGAATGGTGATGATGGTCAGCAGGCCGCTCTGGGTGACCTGGTAATCGAAGTTTTCCTCGAAAACAATTTCCGGAGAATCTGCGCTTCTGATCTCGATGGAATCGAGAAGGATGTTCGGGTTGCCCAGGATGATCTGTTCGAAGGGGGCCGTGACGGCATGCACCTCCTCCTCGGGAATGTCCTCGTCGAACTCCCGGTCGATCTCTCCGTATCGTTGGGTAAACTGCAGGGTGAAGTTGTTCTGCTGGCGGAGCTTTTTTTGATAGAAGAGGCTCAGCGAACCGAAAGCCTCGTTTTCACTGCCCCCCGAGAGGGTTTCTTCCGAGGCTTCCAGGTCCAGTTCGGTGGTCAGGCTTTTCACGAACTGGTGGCGCAGAAACGCTCTGCCCGAGTGGGATTCCCGGTCGAGAAAGGTGCCTTCCTGGTCCAGCATGGTGTAGGCGGCGCCGGCATAAAGGGCCTTGCCCAGCTGCCAGTTCAGGGCTTCGTTCCAGGTGAAATAATCTGTTTTGCGGGGTTCGGCGTTGAGGCGCCCCTGCTCGGATCGGCCTGTCACCGACGAACTCAGGATCCGGTTTTTCTGGCCCGACGACCAGGTCAGCGAATTGCGCAGGGAGCCGGTCCGGATATCGACCCGGTCGGTATCGGGGTCGCCGCGCAGGGAAAAGCGGCTCTGGCTGTTCTGCACATTCAGGTTGGTCTGGCTCAGCGAGCCGTAGCGGTGAGAGACGCCCAGGCTGTAGGTTTCGCTCGTCCTGTTGAAGTCCCTTTCCAGGCCGCCGGTGTCGACCTCCGTGGAGGAATAGTTGATGTGAAAGGGCAGATGGTGGTTTTTCGCCAACAGGGTGAACCCGTAGGACGTCAGGTCCTGATCGAAGCTGTCGGCGAATTCACGCTGAATGCGGTCGGTTCCCTGAGAGCTGTAAAAGTCGATGGTGATCGGCTGCCACTTGAAAAACGTCCCGTTGAGGTTGTGCCTGAAATTCTGGGCTTCGCTGTAACGGTTCCGCGAGGATCCGCCGCCCGAGGAGGTCGAAAGATGATCCTGCTCGAGCCCCCCCTCGAAGGAGAAATGACCATTCAGGATCCCCGGTTTGAACACCACGTAGTCCATATCAAGGCGATAATTTTCCTCAAAATTGTTCTTGGTCCGCGTCGACTTCGAACTGTCCTCCAATTCGAACCGCCGGTAGTTGTACAGGTAGCTGAAATTGACACTCTGCCGCAGGTTGTCCAGGAGCAGAAACGTCTTATCCTCGGCCAGCGCATCGGAGAGCGGCAGGGCCAGGAGAAGCAGAGAGATCAGTATGGTTTTTCTGTCTGGTCCCACGTCAAATTCGCTACTTCAGGAAATATCGTGCGTTTCCGAAATGGGGGTCATGGCAGTCCACGCAGACCATCCCCTTCTCTCCCACCGCTTCGTGCATGCCCGCCGCCATGCGCCGCTCCTGGTGACAGATGGCGCAGATTTCGTCCTTGGCGGCGGTGAGCAGGGAAGGGTTGGCGGCCGAATGCGGTTTGTGGCAGGCGAGGCATTCCCCCACCGCCACCGGGCCGTGCACCTGGGTCCCCTGGATGAAATCCTTGTGACAGACAAAGCACAGCTCTCGCTGGGGGCGGATCAGGCCGTTCTGCTGGGCCTGGTCATGGCAGTCGTTGCAGGCCTTCTCCTCGTAGGGGCGGTGCTTCGAGGTCTTCTGCTGCTTGACGGTTTCCGGTGCCTCATCGGACCCGGTCCCCGGCTCCTCGGTTTTTTTCGCCTCGGCGAAATCGCGGCAGTACTCTTCTGCCGGCGGCAGCGCCGGGTAGCCGTCGAAGAGGGTCGACATGACCTTGTGCCGGCCAGCTGCGTCGCAGCCGGCACAGCAGAGGACCAACAGGGCCGCGTACAGGACCCAGCGGAAAGTTCTTTTCGCCATTTGGCGCCTTCCTTACTTTTCAGCTTCCTTTGTTTCCGGTACGTCGGAGCCGGGTTCCTCGCCCACCCGGTGGCCGAGGCCGTAGACCGAGATCTTGCTCTCCCCGTACTGGTTGGCGACCAGGATCAGGGACTCCAGTTCGAAGGACGGGTCGGCGTATTTACGGAAAAAATCGAGGTTGTCCGTGGTGACGGTGATGCCGATCGGCAGGTTGAGCGACCCCTTGGGCAGGCCCGGGTCGCCGAAGAAGGCCAGGATGCGTGACTGGGAGTTGAAAATCTGCACGTTCTGGTGGCCGTTGTCCACCACGTAAATGCGTCCCTTGTCGTCCACGGTGATCCCCTTTGGCCGGGCGAACTGCCCCACGAAATCGCCGAGCTGCCCCATGGTCATCAGGATGTGGCCGTCCCGGTCCATCTTTAGCACCTTGCCCGAGCCGAGATTGGTGACGTAGATGAAGCCGTCCTTGTCCAAGCACATGTTGGTGGCCAGTGCAATGCCGTCCTGGCCGTCGATCCTTCTGCCGATGCTGCGCAGGTAATCCCCGGTTTTGCGGTCGAGCAGTTTGATCTCGTGCTGGGAAATATCCAGAACGTAGAGGATGTCGTCATCCACCGCGACGTCGGCCGGCTTCATCGCTAGGCTCTTGCCGAAGGCCGTGACGTAGTCCCCCTGCGGATTGAACACGACGATTTCCTTTCGCGCCGCATCGGCCACATACATGAGCCCTTCCTTGTCGATAGCGACGTTAGCCGGCTTCTTCAGCTTGCCCAGGCTGTAGTTCCCCTTGAGGAAATCGAATTTTTTCTCGGCGGGATCGATGATGATCACATTGCCCGCGCCGATATCGCAGATGTAGATCTTGCCGCCGTGCGAAAGAATTCCGTAGGGCTTGTAAAGGCCCTTGAGCTTCTCCGTGTCCTGGCCACCGAAGGCGACCAGGGAAAACTGGCTGCTTTTACCCTGGATGTCAGTTGAATCGTTGATGCTGGTCAGGTATTGGATGCGCGGCGGGTTCGGCGCCGGCGGAAAGAACACCGCTTCTGAGCCGACCTTGGGGGCCGTGCTGCACCCCTGGAGGGCAAGCAGGGTCAGAAATGCCAAAAACGTCGTCCAGCCGGTCTTGCCTGCGATA
This window encodes:
- a CDS encoding YgaP family membrane protein, translating into MLHNVCSKTERTVRAIIGLGLLSMLFFLEAPVSYFGLIGLVPIATAVFRYCPISHMLGVNTCRMEQKHA
- a CDS encoding molybdopterin oxidoreductase family protein, translating into MKRRIERSVCPYDCPDTCGMLVEVEGDRAVAVSGDPEHPYTRGVLCPKMNRYQETVHNPRRLTTPLRRTGPKGSGEFAPISWEDAIGYTAFRWRQIIEEYGAEAILPYSYAGTMGLIQRNAGHPFFHRLGASQLLRSICSPAKEEGWKAVMGSTPAVHPDAVELSDLVILWGIHAAATSIHFQIGAQRAKSAGARVWAIDTWETSSTSIADRVVLVRPGSDGALALGLMHILVREELCDEAFLAEQVQGFAELKKEVLPAYDPRTVSELTGVSAATLEEMAKEYGLARAPLIRLGSGLSRYGNGAMTVRTIVALPALVGAYGKLGAGCLCGTSTGGAFAIGEVLREDFMERPTRIVNMNRLGEALNGLAEPPVMALYVYHSNPAAVAPDQNQVLKGLCREELFTVVHERFMTDTARYADIVLPATSSLEHADIYRAYGSYCIQRAKAVIPPVGQSKSNWEVFGLLAEAMGFEEPFFGQSADQLIDHLLSLPTPMRTGIDEAGLAAGRGVELKVAAHAGRYGTPSGKIEILNPAQPHPLPRYLPVHGGAQPLRLMTAPTVYALNASFYERDELRDLQEGMCLLMNREDAEARGLADRSPVVAYNDCGEVEFVLRISDRIPAGVVVAEGVWWLEFTPGARSVNALTSQRLTDQGEGSTFYDNTVEVRPA
- a CDS encoding sigma-54 interaction domain-containing protein, with the translated sequence MDRELLEIVFDNVDNGIYLTDGNGVTIRVNRTFEEMSGIRNEELAGKSLRQLVAEGYFTGSASLLVLERRAPATVTYSTRTNRKLLVKGKPIFGADGEIRYVVNTIWDLTVVDYNREVDSDTARDQLLVEEDVIACSAPMMQVIDLALRVAGTDSTILLTGESGVGKSLVARMIHRTSERKAGPLMHINCAAIPESLIESELFGYEPGAFTGADRKGKRGLFEMAEGGTVFLDEISELPLHLQSKLLGVIQDKAFFRVGGRQLRSVDVRLVAATNKDLARMVAEGRFREDLYYRLNVVPLYIPPLRERCEDIPPLVGYFLERFNRKYRKYKRFSAKLMAALERLPWRGNIRELENFVERAVVTSSADEVALEVLPMGGTKGGLAEGMALKGALAEFEKQILLEAESRYRTTRGVAAALGISQASAARKLKQIKENGGLLDG
- a CDS encoding thrombospondin type 3 repeat-containing protein, encoding MFLSDIYPSGTVFGGAKVGYWIDGKDPRDKLGLELAALSAQNPDLFMLRADALYPFYEKSAWRLFVSVGLGGFSVESDFDPVAAAGLVAFYQPNRPLALRMDARPVRGLGQEEHNGWELGLSLHYDFGYKHKPVPKPPADADGDGVPDARDRCPDTPLQFEVDRFGCPINPPDGDKDKVPDYLDKCPGTEAGMEVGPDGCAPDSDQDGVPDYRDKCPNNPPGLRVDANGCVKTY
- a CDS encoding cytochrome c3 family protein, with the translated sequence MAREIRSLKLVLTLLVCLIAALPAYAGESSCLSAACHADLNSPELSHAPAAEGNCVSCHRPAQQASSPAASEHPAFLPMDDAVCLTCHPAIGKTMKDSRYRHAALYRGNGCTGCHLGHTSDAAGLLVRDQKDLCLSCHDRVDHTTSTPLSNIAEEINGKPYLHGPLAEGGCTDCHLPHGSEHYRLLTGSYPAGFYAAYSEGIYDFCLQCHDKYLLRFADTTIYTQFRNGNRNLHYLHVADPRKGRTCRTCHTPHGAETPQLIDKKSVRFGDWQIPIRFESTATGGSCAPGCHPKMEYDRKNPAAN